Proteins co-encoded in one Metabacillus sp. KUDC1714 genomic window:
- a CDS encoding chromate transporter: MNQKNTTLKTLFEILIVSSRLGFTSFGGPIAHLGYFHEEYIRRRKWMDEKSYADLVALCQFLPGPASSQVGIGIGVMRAGVLGGIISFIGFTLPSVLALIIFALVLQGFNISDAGWLHGLKLVAVAVVAHAILGMSQKLTPDLKRKAIALFALVATLLWQTAYIQVAVILIAAIIGFSLYKHHKSEEESTISFPVSRRFAIICLILFFGLLILLPILSEMTSVSWIAMFDSFYRSGALVFGGGHVVLPLLEREFVPTGWLSEEAFLTGYGATQAVPGPLFTFAAYIGAVINGWQGGLLATLAIFLPAFLLILGTLPFWTILSKNPAMKGALMGVNAAVVGILIAAFYHPIWTSSILDPIDFAFAAILFSMLVFWKLPPWVIVASGAVGGWLLSFINM; encoded by the coding sequence ATGAACCAGAAAAATACAACTTTAAAAACACTTTTTGAAATACTTATTGTTTCTTCAAGACTTGGCTTCACATCGTTCGGTGGACCAATTGCTCACTTAGGGTATTTTCATGAAGAATATATTCGTAGAAGGAAATGGATGGATGAAAAAAGCTATGCAGACTTAGTTGCTCTATGTCAATTCTTACCTGGTCCAGCAAGTAGCCAGGTCGGGATCGGAATCGGAGTCATGCGGGCTGGAGTTCTAGGTGGCATCATTTCTTTTATTGGATTTACACTCCCTTCAGTTCTTGCACTTATTATCTTTGCACTCGTTTTACAAGGGTTTAATATTAGTGATGCTGGTTGGCTACACGGACTAAAGCTGGTTGCAGTCGCAGTTGTTGCCCATGCTATTTTAGGTATGTCCCAAAAATTGACTCCAGACTTAAAAAGAAAAGCAATTGCTTTATTTGCACTAGTGGCAACGCTGCTTTGGCAAACAGCCTATATTCAAGTAGCAGTTATTTTAATAGCTGCAATTATCGGATTTTCCCTTTATAAACATCATAAAAGTGAAGAAGAATCGACCATAAGTTTTCCAGTTTCTCGTCGCTTTGCAATAATCTGCTTAATCTTATTTTTTGGATTATTGATTCTACTACCTATCTTAAGTGAAATGACTTCAGTTAGTTGGATCGCAATGTTTGATAGCTTTTATCGTTCTGGTGCATTAGTATTCGGTGGAGGACATGTTGTTTTACCTTTGCTTGAGAGAGAATTTGTTCCAACTGGGTGGTTAAGCGAGGAAGCCTTTCTGACTGGCTATGGTGCTACCCAAGCAGTCCCTGGTCCATTATTTACATTTGCTGCGTATATTGGCGCAGTTATAAATGGCTGGCAAGGCGGATTATTAGCTACACTAGCAATATTCTTACCAGCATTTCTGCTTATTTTAGGTACATTACCTTTTTGGACAATTTTAAGTAAGAACCCTGCAATGAAGGGAGCATTAATGGGCGTAAATGCAGCAGTTGTAGGGATCTTAATTGCAGCATTTTATCACCCTATATGGACAAGCTCAATTTTAGATCCAATCGATTTTGCTTTTGCTGCAATTTTGTTCAGCATGCTTGTTTTTTGGAAGCTTCCACCTTGGGTAATTGTAGCATCTGGTGCTGTTGGTGGTTGGCTGCTTTCATTCATTAATATGTAA
- a CDS encoding PadR family transcriptional regulator, which translates to MEDKVLRKLFLGFIHIHILHHAREHPIFGLWMLEELKEHGYNISAGTLYPILHTMESDGLLVREDKNVEGKIRKYYSTTAKGNTVLVEARKKAYELFKEIKE; encoded by the coding sequence ATGGAAGATAAAGTATTACGAAAGCTGTTTCTCGGATTTATTCATATCCACATCCTTCATCATGCGAGGGAACATCCAATCTTCGGGTTATGGATGCTTGAAGAATTAAAGGAACACGGTTATAACATAAGCGCTGGCACTCTCTATCCTATTCTCCACACTATGGAGTCAGATGGTCTTTTAGTAAGAGAAGATAAAAATGTAGAGGGGAAAATTAGAAAGTATTATTCCACAACTGCAAAAGGAAATACAGTGTTAGTAGAAGCTAGGAAAAAAGCCTATGAACTATTCAAGGAAATAAAAGAGTAA
- a CDS encoding aldose epimerase family protein: MYIKKEYKEGNLTFIELRSEENSSWLKVVPERGGIITSLGIHSEELLFINEETLHNVDKNIRGGIPILFPISGQLTNGQYEWDGKTYTMKNHGFARDLPWEVVEINTYEEEALIKIKLESNDETKTVYPFEFELVFTYILRENELIIDQTYLNKSTKDMPIYAGFHPYFKTENKQLKFETDASDYLDYNDMQKKRIEGVISIDQKESYVLKSDIRSIRFPLEEIDKLVSMNYDEEFPYIVLWSEEGQGFVCVEPWMAKTDELNKKDELTMIHPGKTIHTKVSISI; encoded by the coding sequence ATGTATATAAAGAAAGAGTACAAAGAAGGAAATCTGACATTTATAGAACTTCGCAGTGAAGAAAATTCTTCATGGTTAAAAGTGGTTCCTGAGCGAGGAGGAATCATTACGAGTCTAGGGATTCATAGTGAAGAGTTACTATTTATCAATGAGGAAACATTACATAATGTAGATAAAAACATTAGAGGTGGTATCCCGATTCTATTCCCGATTTCTGGTCAACTTACAAATGGGCAATATGAGTGGGACGGTAAAACTTATACAATGAAAAACCATGGTTTTGCTCGTGACTTGCCTTGGGAAGTTGTTGAAATAAATACTTACGAGGAAGAGGCTTTAATAAAAATAAAGCTTGAAAGTAATGATGAGACGAAAACAGTCTATCCATTCGAGTTCGAGTTGGTATTTACATACATATTACGAGAAAATGAGTTAATTATTGATCAAACTTATCTAAATAAATCTACAAAAGATATGCCGATTTATGCTGGCTTCCATCCTTATTTTAAAACTGAGAATAAACAGCTTAAGTTTGAAACTGATGCAAGTGATTATCTTGATTATAATGACATGCAGAAGAAGAGAATAGAGGGAGTTATCAGCATTGACCAAAAGGAATCATATGTATTAAAAAGTGATATCAGGTCGATTCGTTTTCCACTGGAAGAAATAGATAAATTAGTATCGATGAATTATGATGAGGAATTTCCTTATATTGTTCTCTGGTCAGAAGAAGGTCAAGGATTTGTCTGTGTCGAGCCATGGATGGCGAAAACCGATGAACTAAATAAAAAAGATGAATTAACAATGATTCACCCTGGAAAAACGATTCATACGAAGGTAAGTATATCTATATAA